The following proteins are encoded in a genomic region of Cydia strobilella chromosome 19, ilCydStro3.1, whole genome shotgun sequence:
- the LOC134749857 gene encoding uncharacterized protein LOC134749857, producing the protein MSLKNGTKMSQREKFELINSEVRSFYEYCKEAGMTDEEMDLICRPLTNAVRKASIRRWTRVFMFLVMVLAIGYTVSQTETFQWHASAVARIVMIKILPFWDWTPLYYNKCVVDRSQSHNLDSLASTADCIACEAVRSIVRVSDTNYNEVFNHHLLRGAPVIVTDAHYDWSVSRTELNLTNLISGDERLRDSVPCRVLTNVRIGRQPMDLEEIVSRITNTNIPSWFVHFQNCDIRAVKSFRILAPRPYFLSPHIPPSHFNWLLLSKSYDTHRYKYLELDVGLIIMSQLKGKTWLQLKPRAPCEDDCFTLNFELSEGETLVLGNSLWEFEYLPGKGENVAMITETDWVES; encoded by the exons ATGAGTCTAAAAAACGGGACAAAAATGTCCCAGCGCGAGAAATTCGAGTTAATTAACTCAGAAGTGCGTTCTTTTTACGAGTACTGCAAAGAAGCGGGTATGACTGACGAGGAAATGGATTTAATTTGCCGGCCACTGACGAACGCAGTGCGGAAGGCGTCTATCAGAAGATGGACGAGGGTTTTTATGTTTCTGGTGATGGTGTTGGCCATCGGCTATACTGTAAGCCAGACGGAAACTTTTCAATGGCACGCGTCGGCCGTGGCGCGGATCGTGATGATCAAGATCCTGCCGTTTTGGGACTGGACGCCATTGTACTACAACAAGTGTGTGGTGGACCGCTCGCAATCGCATAATCTGGACAGCCTGGCGTCTACCGCCGACTGCATCGCCTGCGAAGCTGTCA GATCCATCGTCCGCGTATCCGACACGAACTACAACGAGGTGTTCAACCACCATCTCCTCCGCGGCGCCCCTGTCATCGTCACAGACGCCCACTACGACTGGTCCGTCTCTCGAACCGAACTCAACTTGACCAACCTCATCAGCGGAGATGAACGTCTCCGAGACTCCGTTCCTTGTCGTGTCTTGACTAACGTCAGAATCGGCCGACAACCCATGGATTTAGAGGAGATAGTCTCCAGAATAACCAACACTAACATCCCTAGCTGGTTCGTCCATTTCCAAAACTGCGATATCAGGGCTGTTAAATCTTTTCGCATCCTTGCTCCTAGACCCTATTTCCTTTCCCCTCACATCCCTCCTTCCCATTTCAACTGGCTTCTCCTCTCTAAGAGCTACGACACGCATAGGTACAAGTACTTGGAGCTTGATGTTGGTTTGATCATAATGTCACAACTCAAGGGTAAGACTTGGCTGCAGTTGAAGCCTAGGGCGCCTTGCGAGGATGACTGCTTCACTCTGAACTTCGAACTGAGTGAGGGGGAAACGTTGGTCCTTGGGAATTCGCTATGGGAATTCGAGTATTTGCCGGGCAAAGGGGAGAATGTAGCGATGATAACTGAAACAGACTGGGTCGAGTCGTAA